The window GTATACCATCTAGATCATCATCATGAAGGAATCTTTGTTGTTCTGGACTAGTGTCTGGACAACCGTCAGTGTCTTTGTATTTATTCCAAGTTTCTGGAGCGCTAGGACATGAATCATACTTATCTGGAATTCCATCTTTATCAGAATCAGCTAGCGTTGAAATAGAAGACTCTGCACCCAATGTATCAGGACATCCATCCCAATCCAAGTATCCGTTAAAGTTTTCAGGTTCATTAGGACATGCATCTTTAATATCTGGGATGCCATCACCGTCAGCATCTGGTGCTTTGTATGTAGTCATTGTATCAGATACTACATCAGGACAACCGTCATCATCTTGGAATTTATTGTAAACTTCTGGATTTAATGGACATGCGTCAACTACGTCTGGGATGCCATCTCTATCAGTATCAAGTGTCGAAACGAATTTGTCAGGGCAACCGTCTTTGTCTTGGTAACCGTTGAATGTTTCTGGTTGAGTTGGACATAAATCTAGGCTATCGGTAATTCCATCACCATCTGTATCTGCAGTTAATTTATCACTTGGTACTGAGTCAGGACAACCGTCAGTGTCTTGATATTTATTGTAAGTTTCTTTGACTAACGGGCATTTATCAACATCGTCTGGAATTCCATCATTATCAGCATCGCCAACTGAATTTGAAACTACATCATCTGGACAACCGTCATCATCTTGGAATCCATTGCGTCGTTCTGCAACAGTAGGACACTGATCAACATTGTCTGGGATACCATCATGATCAGCATCAGCCAGTTTAGAAGCAGTTGCACCTGGAGTATCTGGGCAGCCATCCCAATCCAAGTATCCGTTAAAGTTTTCAGGTTCATTAGGACATGCATCTTTAATATCTGGGATGCCATCACCGTCAGCATCTGGTGCTTTGTATGTAGTCATTGTATCAGATACTACATCAGGACAACCGTCATCATCTTGGAATTTATTGTAAACTTCTGGATTTAATGGACATGCGTCAACTACGTCTGGGATGCCATCTCTATCAGTATCAAGTGTAGGAGTAAAGCTATCAGGACAACCGTCCGTGTCTTGATAACCGTTGAATGTTTCTGGTTGAGTTGGACATTTATCCACTTTATCTAAAATTCCATCACCGTCTGTGTCTGCAGCGGATTTATCAGCAGGTATAGAATCAGGGCAACCGTCCGTGTCTTGATATTTATTGTAAGTCTCTGGATTATATGGACATGCATCCTTATCATCTGGGATGCCATCACCGTCAATATCAGTCATTATTTTATAATCAACAATATCCGGACAACCGTCATCATCTTGAAAGTTGTTAACGTTTTCACGTTCTGTAGGACATTGATCAATACTATTTGGAATACCATCATGATCAGAATCAAGATATGATGGAATGGTAGATTCTGCAGCTAGTACATCAGGACAGCCATCCCAATCCAAGTATCCGTTAAAGTTTTCAGGTTCATTAGGACATGCATCTTTAATATCTGGGATGCCATCACCGTCAGCATCTGGTGCTTTGTATGTAGTCATTGTATCAGATACTACATCAGGACAACCGTCATCATCTTGGAATTTATTGTAAACTTCTGGATTTAATGGACATGCATCTAAACTATCAGAAATACCATCATGATCTGTATCAATCGAAGATGTAATTTGATCAGGACAACCGTCTTTATCATCAACACCGTTGAATATTTCTGGTTGAGTTGGACATTTATCTACACTATCAAAAATACCGTCTCTATCAGAATCTACAGTTTCCTTACCAACATTTGGTGAAGCATCAGGGCAACCGTCATCATCTTGGAATTTATTGTAAGTCTCTCTAACTGTAGGACAATTGTCTAGATTATCTGGAATTCCGTCATAATCTGCATCATACCATGGAACAAAACTTGAGGGGCAACCGTCGATAATACCATTATAATCCTCTAGAAGGTTTGGACATTCGTCTTTATCATTTGGTACTCCATCACCGTCAGTATCTTGTACACTGTATACATTACTTTGAAACATACCAATAGTAGAAACAAGTAAAATCAGAAATCCAAGAATTTGGTAATTTTTCATTTTGCTATACACCTATGATTCAGGACAACCATCAATTACACCTTGATAATCTTCTGGGACCGTAGGACACAAGTCTGTATCGTTAAGAATTCCATCTAGATCATCATCGTGATTATATCTTGATTGTTCTGGAGAAGTATCAGGACAACCGTCCCAATCCAAGTATTTATTGTAAGTTTCTGGATACATTGGACACTGATCAACATTATCTTTTATTCCATCACCGTCAGAATCCATAGTGATATTACCTGTTGGAACAGTATCTGGACAACCGTCATAGTCTAGATATCTATTCCAAGTTTCAGATTTAGTAGGACACAGATCCATTGTATCTGGTACACCATCTCCGTCAGCATCGGGTTGAGATATTTTACTATCAGGACAACCGTCTTCATCTTGGAATCCATTATAAGTTTCAGCTAATTGAGGACATTTATCAGTGACATCTGGGATACCATCATTATCAGTATCTACTACAGATGATTCAAAAATTGTATCAGGACAACCATCATCATCTTGGAATTTATTATAAGTTTCAGCATTAAGTGGACATGCGTCTATTGCATCTGGGATACCATCTCTATCAGTATCTATGTTTGAGAGAATTTTATCAGGACAACCGTCTGTGTCTTGGAATTTATTGAAAGTTTCTGGTTGAGTTGGACATAAATCGAACTTGTCTGTAATTCCATCGCCGTCAGAATCTATAATTGATTTATCATCTGCTACATAATCAGGGCAACCATCTTCATCTTGTAATTTATTGTAAGTTTCTTTGGCAGAAGGACATTGATCAACACTGTCTGGAATTCCATCACCGTCAGAATCTACTTCGTTAGAAACTAGAGGAATGTCAGGACAACCGTCTTCATCTTCAAATCCATTATATCTTTCAGCCACTAGTGGACATTTATCAATTGTATCAGCAATACCATCTCTATCAGCATCTAATTCTGAGGGGTTATCAGGACAACCGTCATTATCTAAGTATCTATTCCATGTTTCTGGTTGAGTTGGACAGAAATCTAAAGAGTCACGAACTCCATCATTATCAGAGTCCATTACTATGTCATCAGGACAACCGTCATCGTCATTATAACCATTAAAAGTTTCAGCTACTTGTGGACATTTATCAGATAAGTCTGGAATTCCATCACCGTCAAAATCAGAAGAGGATAAACCTGGAACAGTATCTGGACAACCGTCTGTGTCTTGGAATTTATTATAAGTTTCAGCAGAAAGTGGACATTCGTCTATTGCATCTGGGATACCGTCTCTATCAGTATCAGTTGTAGATGTAGAATCAGGGCAACCATCATGATCAAAAATTCCATTAACTGTTTCTGGTTGAGTTGGACATAAATCTAAATTATCGGGAATACCATCACCGTCACTGTCAGCAGTTGATTTATCATCTGCTACATAATCAGGGCAACCGTCTTCATCTTGGAATTTATTGTAAGTTTCCTTAAGATAAGGACATTGATCAACATCATCACGAATGCCATCGGCATCAGAATCTAAATTGGATGAAAAAGGAGATTCACTAAGTTGTGCAACTTTTGCATTTTGATCATAGATACTAGTGTCATTTAGTTTTCCAGTAAAGGATGGAATCGAATCAGGACAACCGTCATAATCTGCATAACCATTGAATGTCTCTTTTTGATAAGGACAAAGATCAGATTTATCTCCAATGCCATCACCATCAGCATCACCAAAATTAGTATCTAATACAACATCAGGACAACCGTCATTATCAAGATAGCCATTGTAAGTTTCAGGTTTGTTTATACAAAGATCAAGTGCATCTGAAATACCATCATTATCAGTATCAATAAAT is drawn from Candidatus Nitrosarchaeum limnium SFB1 and contains these coding sequences:
- a CDS encoding thrombospondin type 3 repeat-containing protein — encoded protein: MKNYQILGFLILLVSTIGMFQSNVYSVQDTDGDGVPNDKDECPNLLEDYNGIIDGCPSSFVPWYDADYDGIPDNLDNCPTVRETYNKFQDDDGCPDASPNVGKETVDSDRDGIFDSVDKCPTQPEIFNGVDDKDGCPDQITSSIDTDHDGISDSLDACPLNPEVYNKFQDDDGCPDVVSDTMTTYKAPDADGDGIPDIKDACPNEPENFNGYLDWDGCPDVLAAESTIPSYLDSDHDGIPNSIDQCPTERENVNNFQDDDGCPDIVDYKIMTDIDGDGIPDDKDACPYNPETYNKYQDTDGCPDSIPADKSAADTDGDGILDKVDKCPTQPETFNGYQDTDGCPDSFTPTLDTDRDGIPDVVDACPLNPEVYNKFQDDDGCPDVVSDTMTTYKAPDADGDGIPDIKDACPNEPENFNGYLDWDGCPDTPGATASKLADADHDGIPDNVDQCPTVAERRNGFQDDDGCPDDVVSNSVGDADNDGIPDDVDKCPLVKETYNKYQDTDGCPDSVPSDKLTADTDGDGITDSLDLCPTQPETFNGYQDKDGCPDKFVSTLDTDRDGIPDVVDACPLNPEVYNKFQDDDGCPDVVSDTMTTYKAPDADGDGIPDIKDACPNEPENFNGYLDWDGCPDTLGAESSISTLADSDKDGIPDKYDSCPSAPETWNKYKDTDGCPDTSPEQQRFLHDDDLDGILNDADKCPLVPEDYVGVIDGCPES
- a CDS encoding ATPase — encoded protein: MKNTYIGFLFLLIATLSSISIIPAFAADDLDRDGVTDDVDKCPNLQEDYQGIIDGCPSNFVPWYDADFDGIPDDIDQCPSLRENYNKFQDQDGCPDTLPGDSTTKIVDSDGDGISDLVDSCPTQPETFNGFKDTDGCPDTFSSNTDTDRDGIPDYLDACPLNAETYNKFQDTDGCPDTVDNTKFIDTDNDGISDALDLCINKPETYNGYLDNDGCPDVVLDTNFGDADGDGIGDKSDLCPYQKETFNGYADYDGCPDSIPSFTGKLNDTSIYDQNAKVAQLSESPFSSNLDSDADGIRDDVDQCPYLKETYNKFQDEDGCPDYVADDKSTADSDGDGIPDNLDLCPTQPETVNGIFDHDGCPDSTSTTDTDRDGIPDAIDECPLSAETYNKFQDTDGCPDTVPGLSSSDFDGDGIPDLSDKCPQVAETFNGYNDDDGCPDDIVMDSDNDGVRDSLDFCPTQPETWNRYLDNDGCPDNPSELDADRDGIADTIDKCPLVAERYNGFEDEDGCPDIPLVSNEVDSDGDGIPDSVDQCPSAKETYNKLQDEDGCPDYVADDKSIIDSDGDGITDKFDLCPTQPETFNKFQDTDGCPDKILSNIDTDRDGIPDAIDACPLNAETYNKFQDDDGCPDTIFESSVVDTDNDGIPDVTDKCPQLAETYNGFQDEDGCPDSKISQPDADGDGVPDTMDLCPTKSETWNRYLDYDGCPDTVPTGNITMDSDGDGIKDNVDQCPMYPETYNKYLDWDGCPDTSPEQSRYNHDDDLDGILNDTDLCPTVPEDYQGVIDGCPES